From one Pontibacillus sp. HMF3514 genomic stretch:
- a CDS encoding RimK family alpha-L-glutamate ligase, giving the protein MLTGWIVYNGHLPGDKFLDYANWISDAASKKEIKMEVYPNHHLLSLLGTARNEIVDKDTLPDFVVFGDKDILLARQFEQMSVPVFNSSFAIEACDHKGLMYQLLAQHSIPIPKTILGPKIFPGTKEIDTERFQNVSEQIGFPMIIKEAYGSFGEQVYLIHSNENMFDKLKEIQGKPFLFQEFISSSYGRDVRLNVVGNQVITSMLRYAENDFRANVSAGGHMKPYEPSKKEKNLAIKASQAIGADFAGVDLLFGPNDEPIVCEINGNAHIRNIYNCTGVNVADDMINYIIEWFDRKEDESNE; this is encoded by the coding sequence ATGTTAACTGGATGGATTGTTTATAATGGCCACTTACCAGGAGATAAGTTTTTAGATTATGCAAATTGGATAAGCGATGCCGCTTCAAAAAAGGAAATTAAGATGGAAGTTTATCCAAACCATCACTTACTTTCTTTGTTGGGAACTGCAAGGAATGAGATCGTAGATAAAGATACCCTACCCGATTTTGTTGTGTTTGGAGACAAGGACATTCTTCTCGCTCGTCAATTTGAGCAGATGAGTGTTCCTGTATTTAACTCTTCTTTTGCTATAGAGGCATGTGATCATAAAGGTTTGATGTATCAACTTTTAGCTCAACACAGTATTCCAATTCCTAAGACAATTCTAGGGCCTAAGATTTTCCCTGGTACAAAAGAAATCGATACAGAGCGTTTTCAAAATGTATCTGAACAAATTGGCTTTCCGATGATTATAAAAGAAGCATATGGTTCGTTTGGTGAGCAGGTGTATTTGATACATAGTAATGAAAACATGTTCGATAAACTTAAAGAAATACAAGGAAAGCCGTTTCTATTTCAAGAATTTATATCATCCAGCTACGGACGTGACGTTCGCTTAAATGTAGTCGGAAATCAGGTGATTACTTCCATGCTTAGATATGCCGAAAACGATTTTCGAGCAAACGTGAGTGCTGGTGGTCATATGAAGCCTTATGAACCATCTAAAAAAGAAAAAAACTTGGCCATTAAAGCGAGCCAAGCAATTGGAGCTGATTTTGCTGGAGTCGACTTGTTATTTGGGCCAAATGACGAACCTATTGTATGTGAGATCAATGGTAACGCTCATATCCGTAACATTTACAACTGTACAGGTGTGAATGTTGCAGATGACATGATCAACTATATCATAGAATGGTTTGATCGAAAGGAAGACGAATCAAATGAGTAA
- a CDS encoding RimK family alpha-L-glutamate ligase codes for MSKTGWLIYIKEEAERNRSFIDMFIEEARKQGIILQLKLREAFHIGVQEHQLVCWIEGQRTELPDFAVVRTIDPLFTEQLECLGVPCFNSSDVARICNDKAKTHQFLAQQGVPMVDTLFLKGEALSSIPFSFPLIAKEVHGRGGKNVYWVNDEDEVQELSFEPQQDLVIQKPASKLGKDLRVFVVGNKIVGAILRQNKNEFKANYTLGGSASLYELSEQERELAHKVIEPFEFGMVGIDFLFDEENHLLLNEIEDVVGSRTLYQESSINILELYVSYISSKIKTV; via the coding sequence ATGAGTAAAACGGGTTGGTTGATATATATAAAGGAAGAGGCTGAGCGTAACCGTTCATTTATTGATATGTTTATTGAGGAAGCGCGAAAGCAGGGAATCATTCTCCAATTAAAACTCAGAGAAGCCTTCCATATTGGTGTTCAGGAACATCAATTAGTCTGTTGGATAGAAGGACAGAGAACAGAACTTCCGGATTTTGCTGTAGTTCGGACGATCGATCCACTTTTTACTGAACAGCTTGAATGTTTAGGTGTTCCTTGCTTTAACTCTTCTGATGTTGCACGAATCTGTAATGATAAAGCCAAAACTCATCAATTCTTAGCCCAACAAGGGGTGCCAATGGTTGATACGCTCTTTCTAAAAGGAGAAGCTTTATCTTCCATCCCTTTTTCCTTCCCTCTCATTGCTAAAGAAGTCCATGGAAGAGGGGGGAAGAACGTGTATTGGGTTAATGACGAAGATGAAGTTCAGGAACTTTCATTTGAACCTCAACAAGATCTTGTCATTCAAAAACCAGCCTCAAAGTTAGGAAAAGATTTACGAGTCTTCGTCGTTGGTAACAAAATTGTCGGTGCCATACTCAGGCAGAATAAGAATGAATTCAAAGCTAACTACACCCTTGGGGGTTCAGCATCGTTGTATGAACTCTCCGAACAGGAAAGGGAACTTGCACATAAAGTTATAGAGCCTTTTGAATTCGGAATGGTAGGAATTGATTTTCTATTCGATGAGGAGAACCATCTATTATTGAATGAGATTGAGGATGTTGTAGGCAGCAGAACCTTATATCAAGAGAGCTCAATCAATATTTTAGAGTTATACGTCTCATATATTTCTAGCAAAATAAAAACCGTTTAG
- a CDS encoding valine--tRNA ligase has product MEQNEVSLPTKYDPNAIEQGRYQKWVEGKFFEAKNDKSKEPFTVVIPPPNVTGKLHLGHAWDTTLQDIITRTKRMQGYDVLWLPGMDHAGIATQAKVDAKLREQGVSRHDLGREKFLEKSWEWKDEYASFIHKQWEKLGLGVDYSRERFTLDNGLSEAVKEVFVNLYEKGLIYRGEYIINWDPATKTALSDIEVEYEDVQGHFYHMKYPLKDGSGHIEIATTRPETMLGDTAVAVHPEDERYKDLIGKTVVLPIVGREIEIVADDYVDMEFGSGAVKITPAHDPNDFEIGNRHNKERVLIMNEDGSMNENAGKYQGMDRFECRKQLVRDLQEEGILFKIEEHLHSVGHSERSGAVVEPYLSTQWFVKMQPLADEAIALQNGDDKVQFVPDRFEKPYLHWMENTRDWCISRQLWWGHRIPAWYHKETGELHVGKEEPTDIENWYQDEDVLDTWFSSALWPFSTMGWPDENAEDYKRYFPTDVLVTGYDIIGFWVSRMIFQSLEFTGRRPFKDVLIHGLVRDAEGRKMSKSLGNGVDPMDVIDKYGADSLRYFLSTGSTPGQDLRFQWEKVEATWNFANKIWNASRFALMNMDNLQYDEIDLTGEKSIADQWILTRLNETIDHVTKNIDKYEFGEAGRHLYNFIWDDFCDWYIEMAKLPLYGEDEAKKKTTRSILAYVLDNTMRMLHPFMPFITEEIWQALPTKGESITTASWPQVRDDFHNEQASEEMKRLVSIIRSVRNIRAEVDTPMSKEIQLMIKTSDETVAAELEKNRNYLDRFCNPSELTIGKDVQAPEKAMSAVVTGAELYLPLEGLIDIEEEIARLQNEWEKWNKEVERVQKKLSNEKFVDKAPEHIVQEERDKEKDYLDKREKVEARIQEMKS; this is encoded by the coding sequence ATGGAACAAAATGAAGTTTCCCTGCCAACGAAGTATGACCCGAATGCCATTGAGCAAGGTCGTTATCAGAAATGGGTAGAGGGCAAGTTTTTTGAAGCGAAAAATGACAAGAGTAAAGAGCCATTTACAGTAGTAATTCCACCGCCAAACGTAACAGGTAAGTTGCACCTTGGTCACGCTTGGGATACAACGCTACAAGACATCATCACGCGTACGAAGCGCATGCAAGGTTATGATGTTTTATGGTTACCGGGAATGGACCACGCAGGGATTGCAACGCAGGCGAAGGTTGATGCAAAACTTCGTGAACAAGGTGTATCTCGTCATGACCTTGGTCGCGAGAAATTCCTGGAGAAGTCTTGGGAATGGAAGGATGAATACGCATCTTTCATTCATAAGCAATGGGAAAAGCTTGGTTTAGGTGTAGATTACTCACGTGAACGCTTTACGCTTGATAATGGTTTATCTGAAGCAGTTAAAGAAGTATTCGTAAACCTTTATGAAAAAGGCTTAATTTATCGTGGTGAATATATTATCAACTGGGATCCAGCGACGAAAACGGCGTTATCTGACATCGAAGTTGAATACGAAGATGTTCAAGGTCACTTCTATCACATGAAGTATCCGTTAAAAGACGGTAGTGGTCATATTGAAATTGCAACTACACGTCCGGAAACGATGCTTGGTGATACGGCTGTAGCGGTTCACCCTGAAGATGAGCGTTATAAAGATCTTATCGGTAAAACCGTTGTTCTCCCTATCGTAGGTCGTGAAATCGAAATCGTAGCTGATGACTATGTAGATATGGAATTCGGAAGCGGTGCTGTTAAAATTACACCAGCTCACGATCCAAACGACTTTGAAATTGGAAACCGTCATAATAAAGAACGTGTTCTTATTATGAACGAAGATGGTTCGATGAATGAAAATGCAGGTAAATATCAAGGTATGGACCGTTTTGAGTGCCGTAAGCAGCTTGTTCGCGATCTTCAAGAGGAAGGTATCCTATTCAAAATTGAAGAGCACCTGCACTCTGTAGGACACTCTGAGCGTAGCGGAGCTGTTGTAGAACCTTATCTATCCACTCAGTGGTTCGTTAAGATGCAACCTCTAGCAGACGAAGCGATCGCCTTACAAAATGGAGACGATAAAGTTCAATTCGTCCCAGATCGTTTTGAGAAGCCGTACCTTCACTGGATGGAAAACACGCGTGACTGGTGTATTTCTCGTCAATTGTGGTGGGGCCATCGTATTCCTGCTTGGTATCACAAAGAAACCGGCGAGCTTCATGTAGGAAAAGAAGAGCCAACTGACATTGAAAACTGGTATCAAGATGAAGACGTTTTAGATACGTGGTTCTCATCTGCATTATGGCCGTTCTCTACAATGGGTTGGCCTGATGAAAATGCGGAAGACTATAAGCGTTACTTCCCAACAGACGTACTTGTAACAGGTTACGATATCATTGGATTCTGGGTATCACGTATGATCTTCCAATCCCTAGAGTTCACAGGTCGTCGTCCATTTAAAGACGTATTAATTCACGGTCTTGTACGTGATGCTGAAGGACGCAAGATGAGTAAGTCTCTTGGTAACGGTGTTGACCCGATGGATGTGATCGACAAATACGGAGCTGATTCCTTACGTTATTTCTTATCAACTGGATCAACACCAGGTCAGGACCTTCGTTTCCAGTGGGAGAAAGTTGAAGCAACTTGGAACTTCGCCAACAAGATCTGGAACGCATCTCGTTTCGCATTAATGAACATGGATAACCTTCAGTATGATGAGATTGATCTGACAGGTGAAAAATCCATCGCAGACCAGTGGATCTTAACTCGCTTGAACGAAACCATTGATCATGTAACGAAAAACATTGATAAATACGAATTTGGTGAAGCGGGTCGTCATCTATACAACTTTATCTGGGATGACTTCTGTGACTGGTATATTGAAATGGCGAAGCTACCACTTTACGGTGAAGATGAAGCGAAGAAGAAAACAACTCGTTCGATCTTAGCTTATGTGTTAGACAACACAATGCGTATGCTTCATCCATTTATGCCATTCATTACAGAGGAAATCTGGCAGGCGCTACCGACAAAAGGTGAATCCATCACAACAGCATCCTGGCCACAGGTTCGTGATGATTTCCACAACGAGCAGGCTTCAGAAGAAATGAAACGCCTCGTTTCCATTATTCGTTCTGTTCGTAATATCCGTGCAGAAGTGGATACGCCAATGTCTAAAGAAATTCAGCTTATGATTAAAACTTCTGACGAAACGGTTGCTGCGGAACTGGAGAAGAACCGCAACTATCTTGATCGTTTTTGTAACCCAAGCGAGCTAACGATTGGTAAAGACGTTCAAGCTCCTGAAAAAGCAATGTCAGCTGTTGTAACTGGTGCAGAGCTTTATCTTCCATTAGAAGGTCTTATTGATATTGAAGAAGAGATTGCTCGTCTTCAAAATGAATGGGAAAAGTGGAACAAGGAAGTAGAACGTGTGCAGAAGAAACTTTCAAACGAGAAGTTTGTTGATAAAGCACCAGAGCACATCGTTCAAGAAGAGCGGGACAAAGAAAAAGATTACCTTGATAAACGTGAAAAAGTAGAAGCACGTATTCAAGAGATGAAATCTTAA
- a CDS encoding phosphotransferase, giving the protein MKDVLKEVLAYYGLSMLDYEAYTSRVYKVRTHYGDVAVKHSRLTDETVYNWLEVYEQAKNHRIQSFIPLYMTSEKQLFVRNKTGIYYAMPWIDTPHRDTPPYPFEALYSTMGEIHRRTSHTETVKREDFEPFIEHQKMQLEGWRERLEDAVTQFEKRHYMPPFELQICTHFRNVMYAFQKSAEWCDRFLDDIEEDKTFRHALSHNQLKPTHFLYDDNQPYVLNWERASINHPMHDLTTYFWQVMRYHDAPIEQITSTFSSYEDQFSLKNSERSLLAIYLLQPDHYMEQIERYVNGAREDGQPFRVQKLERSYFVLNNALQIEEQLEQTRTYIQQEQEES; this is encoded by the coding sequence ATGAAAGATGTCCTGAAAGAGGTGTTAGCTTACTACGGTTTGAGTATGTTAGATTATGAAGCTTACACTTCTAGAGTATATAAAGTTCGAACACACTATGGAGATGTTGCGGTTAAGCATTCTCGTTTGACGGATGAAACTGTCTATAATTGGCTTGAAGTGTATGAGCAAGCTAAAAATCATAGAATACAATCTTTTATTCCTCTATATATGACGTCAGAAAAGCAACTATTTGTCCGAAACAAAACGGGGATTTATTATGCGATGCCTTGGATTGATACACCTCATCGTGATACGCCTCCGTATCCTTTCGAGGCTTTATACTCAACAATGGGGGAGATCCATAGGCGTACATCTCATACTGAAACGGTAAAAAGAGAAGACTTTGAACCTTTTATCGAACACCAAAAAATGCAATTAGAGGGTTGGCGTGAACGCCTAGAGGATGCTGTTACACAGTTTGAAAAACGTCATTATATGCCACCCTTCGAACTCCAGATTTGCACGCATTTTCGTAATGTCATGTATGCTTTTCAAAAAAGTGCAGAGTGGTGCGACCGATTTTTAGATGATATTGAGGAAGATAAAACGTTCCGACATGCTTTAAGTCATAATCAACTTAAGCCGACTCATTTTTTGTATGATGACAATCAACCTTATGTCTTAAATTGGGAACGTGCTTCGATTAATCATCCGATGCATGACCTAACTACTTATTTTTGGCAAGTCATGCGCTATCATGACGCGCCAATTGAGCAAATAACATCTACGTTCTCGTCTTATGAAGACCAGTTTTCCTTAAAGAATAGTGAACGTAGTTTGCTGGCTATCTATTTGCTTCAACCTGATCATTATATGGAGCAAATTGAGCGATATGTAAATGGTGCCCGAGAAGATGGGCAACCGTTTCGTGTACAGAAACTTGAGCGGTCTTATTTTGTATTAAATAATGCACTACAAATTGAAGAACAGCTCGAGCAAACACGTACGTACATTCAACAAGAACAGGAAGAAAGCTAA
- the spoVID gene encoding stage VI sporulation protein D: MTYDDQNVFSFHLNESLWFKRGQEVDEFMGISLEPDIAIQENDDTVSIRGVIELAGEYFQSESAEGESDEEAQVLSLRDHASKRTIENIDTHEDGVSEFYHRFPVEVSIPKHRIQSLEDVTVSIDSFDYELPEQGHLKLNATVAIHGVQEERSFENSQVEERDSATEQADELEESFSIDQKFVEPVQETTQETSDTAEEDEEGRWNFKKKSQSFAEFFGHEQEEDQDDEEESSDYYEEDESRDEIEVKEQQSASDSDDEEAPDARYLTSMFQREEEPYAKMKMCIVQEQDTLGTIAQRYKVPPTHLSRVNKLGDEDISAGQILYIPTKQ, translated from the coding sequence TTGACATACGATGATCAGAATGTATTTTCGTTTCATTTGAATGAGTCCCTTTGGTTTAAAAGAGGACAGGAAGTTGACGAATTCATGGGCATTTCGTTAGAACCTGATATTGCAATTCAGGAAAATGATGATACTGTGTCCATTCGTGGTGTCATTGAATTAGCAGGTGAATATTTTCAATCAGAAAGCGCTGAAGGTGAAAGTGATGAAGAAGCTCAAGTGCTTTCCTTACGTGATCATGCATCAAAACGTACGATCGAAAATATTGATACGCATGAAGATGGGGTGAGCGAGTTTTATCATCGTTTCCCGGTCGAAGTATCCATTCCGAAACACCGTATTCAATCGTTAGAAGACGTAACGGTAAGTATCGACTCTTTTGACTATGAGTTACCTGAACAAGGGCACCTGAAGCTCAATGCAACTGTAGCCATTCATGGAGTGCAAGAAGAGCGTTCGTTTGAGAATTCACAGGTAGAAGAACGTGATTCTGCAACAGAACAGGCTGATGAATTAGAAGAAAGCTTTTCGATCGACCAAAAGTTTGTAGAACCTGTTCAAGAAACAACGCAGGAAACTTCTGATACAGCAGAAGAGGATGAAGAAGGTCGCTGGAACTTTAAAAAGAAATCTCAATCCTTTGCTGAATTCTTTGGTCATGAGCAAGAAGAAGATCAGGATGATGAAGAGGAGTCATCAGATTATTACGAGGAAGATGAAAGTCGAGATGAGATAGAGGTTAAGGAACAACAGAGCGCCTCGGATTCTGATGATGAAGAAGCACCAGATGCTCGCTACCTAACCTCAATGTTCCAAAGAGAAGAAGAGCCTTATGCAAAAATGAAGATGTGTATTGTACAAGAGCAAGATACTCTTGGCACAATCGCCCAAAGATATAAGGTACCGCCAACGCATCTAAGTAGAGTGAATAAACTAGGCGATGAAGATATCTCAGCTGGCCAAATTTTATATATCCCGACGAAACAATAA
- the hemL gene encoding glutamate-1-semialdehyde 2,1-aminomutase: MPGGVNSPARAFKSVEMDPLFMESGKGSKIYDIDGNEYIDYVLSFGPLILGHADDQVVSRLNEVAAKGTSFGAPTKLENDLAKLVIDRVPSIEMVRMVNSGTEATMSALRLARGYTGKNKIIKFEGNYHGHGDSLLIKAGSGVATLGLPDSPGVPEGIAKNTITVPYNDLESIRYAFEEYGDDIAGVIVEPVSGNMGVVPPNDNFLPELRKITEEHKSLLIFDEVMTGFRVDYNSAQGFYGVTPDLTCLGKVIGGGLPVGAYGGKKEIMEMIAPTGPIYQAGTLSGNPLAMAAGYETLSALTPESYDEINRKVDRLVEGFTQAAVDNSIPLTVNRAGSMVAFFFTSEGVYNYDTAKQADTDLFAKFYQEMIQEGIYLPPAQFEGLFLSTKHTDEDIEKTIEAAQKAFARIAK, from the coding sequence ATGCCGGGTGGGGTGAACTCCCCCGCACGTGCCTTTAAATCAGTAGAAATGGATCCACTTTTTATGGAGAGCGGCAAAGGATCTAAAATCTATGATATTGATGGCAATGAGTATATTGATTATGTGCTAAGCTTTGGCCCACTTATTTTAGGTCATGCTGATGATCAAGTAGTAAGTCGTTTAAATGAAGTGGCTGCAAAAGGAACAAGTTTTGGTGCGCCAACCAAGCTTGAAAATGATCTAGCAAAGCTTGTTATTGATCGCGTGCCATCAATTGAAATGGTTCGCATGGTAAACTCGGGTACAGAAGCAACTATGAGTGCTTTACGCTTAGCTCGTGGATATACAGGGAAAAACAAAATCATTAAATTCGAAGGGAACTACCATGGCCATGGTGACTCGCTTTTAATTAAGGCAGGTTCAGGAGTAGCAACATTAGGGCTGCCAGATTCTCCTGGAGTTCCTGAAGGTATTGCCAAAAACACGATTACAGTACCTTACAATGACCTTGAGAGCATTCGCTACGCTTTTGAAGAGTACGGTGATGATATTGCAGGTGTAATTGTTGAGCCTGTTTCAGGAAACATGGGTGTTGTTCCTCCGAACGATAATTTCTTACCTGAACTTCGTAAGATTACAGAGGAGCATAAATCTCTATTAATTTTTGATGAGGTTATGACAGGTTTCCGTGTTGACTACAATAGTGCACAAGGCTTTTATGGTGTAACACCTGACTTGACTTGTCTTGGGAAAGTCATTGGTGGTGGTCTTCCTGTTGGAGCTTACGGTGGTAAAAAAGAAATTATGGAGATGATTGCTCCAACTGGACCGATTTATCAAGCAGGTACACTTTCTGGTAACCCACTTGCTATGGCTGCGGGGTATGAGACGTTAAGCGCTCTTACACCAGAATCCTATGATGAAATTAACCGTAAAGTCGATCGTTTAGTAGAAGGCTTCACACAAGCGGCAGTGGACAACAGTATTCCATTAACCGTAAACCGTGCTGGTTCAATGGTTGCGTTCTTCTTCACAAGTGAAGGGGTTTATAACTACGATACTGCGAAACAAGCTGATACCGACCTCTTTGCGAAGTTTTATCAGGAAATGATTCAAGAAGGCATCTACTTGCCACCAGCTCAATTTGAAGGGTTATTCTTATCTACGAAGCACACAGATGAGGATATCGAAAAAACGATCGAAGCTGCTCAAAAAGCATTTGCTCGAATTGCGAAATAG
- the hemB gene encoding porphobilinogen synthase, translating to MKDLQFQRHRRLRTTESMRALVRETHLQTQDLIYPIFVVEGEGIKKEVQSMPGVYHLSLDYLTEEMKEVRGLGIRSVIVFGVPKEKDEVGSQAYCETGIVQQAIRQIKQDVPDLTVVADTCLCQYTDHGHCGVVRDGEIVNDESLTLLAQTAVSQAKAGADIIAPSNMMDGFVAAIRKGLDEAGFVNTPIMSYAVKFASAFYGPFRDAAHSSPQFGDRRAYQMDPANRLEAIREAQSDEEEGADFLIVKPGLSYMDIMRELKDRFPLPIVAYNVSGEYSMIKAAAQNGWVNEEEIVLEKLTSMKRAGADLIITYFAKDVAKYLSQQ from the coding sequence ATGAAAGATCTACAATTTCAAAGACATCGCAGATTACGTACTACAGAATCTATGAGAGCACTTGTACGCGAAACACATCTGCAAACACAAGATTTAATCTATCCGATTTTCGTGGTAGAAGGTGAAGGAATTAAAAAAGAAGTACAATCAATGCCGGGAGTTTACCACCTTTCGCTTGACTATCTAACTGAAGAAATGAAAGAAGTACGCGGTCTAGGCATTCGTTCAGTTATTGTGTTCGGTGTACCAAAAGAAAAAGACGAGGTTGGATCTCAAGCCTATTGTGAGACAGGCATTGTTCAACAAGCCATTCGTCAAATTAAGCAGGATGTGCCAGATCTAACGGTTGTTGCTGATACGTGCTTATGTCAGTACACAGATCATGGACATTGTGGAGTGGTACGTGATGGTGAGATCGTAAATGATGAATCTTTAACACTGCTTGCACAAACAGCTGTAAGCCAAGCGAAAGCTGGTGCAGATATCATTGCCCCTTCTAATATGATGGATGGTTTTGTGGCAGCGATTCGTAAGGGGTTAGATGAAGCAGGGTTTGTAAATACACCAATCATGTCCTACGCAGTGAAGTTTGCATCTGCCTTTTATGGCCCGTTCCGTGATGCAGCGCATAGCTCACCTCAATTTGGGGATCGCCGTGCTTATCAAATGGACCCTGCAAACCGTTTAGAAGCTATTCGAGAAGCGCAATCTGATGAGGAAGAAGGAGCGGATTTCCTAATCGTAAAACCGGGTCTTTCTTATATGGATATTATGCGTGAACTGAAAGATCGTTTTCCACTTCCAATCGTTGCTTATAACGTAAGTGGTGAATATTCCATGATTAAAGCAGCTGCACAAAATGGCTGGGTGAACGAAGAAGAAATCGTTCTTGAAAAGCTAACATCCATGAAGCGTGCTGGAGCTGACTTAATCATTACGTACTTTGCAAAAGATGTAGCTAAATATTTATCTCAACAATAA
- a CDS encoding uroporphyrinogen-III synthase, translating to MLPLEGMRILVTRESQQAKPFTDMITQRGGISIEIPLLVFQRSNDLTTKRKLEQVYGYEWIVFTSSNGIRYFFDWLEELGIDQSCLSQKRFAVVGDKTAQSLLQYGFSADFVPETYTGKQLGESFSEMAKKSTSLLIVQGNLSKQTAAHELKDKGHRVETVTVYETHVNVKIKDGLQEELTSHSLDVLTFTSPSTVRAFCSLGEGAITDDTLSKPCLCIGPTTEQEAKAYGFNRVIIPHTFSIEGMIEALEAYQKRHNEG from the coding sequence ATGCTTCCGCTAGAGGGAATGCGAATACTTGTGACCCGTGAATCACAACAAGCGAAGCCCTTTACAGATATGATTACCCAGCGAGGCGGAATTTCTATTGAAATTCCGCTTCTTGTGTTTCAACGATCCAATGATCTGACAACCAAACGAAAACTGGAACAAGTTTATGGTTATGAATGGATAGTGTTTACTAGTTCTAATGGAATTCGATATTTTTTTGATTGGCTAGAGGAACTAGGAATAGACCAATCATGTTTAAGTCAAAAACGATTTGCTGTTGTGGGCGATAAAACAGCTCAATCGCTTTTACAGTATGGCTTTTCAGCGGATTTCGTTCCTGAAACATATACTGGAAAGCAACTAGGTGAATCCTTCTCAGAAATGGCTAAAAAGTCTACTTCTCTCTTAATAGTTCAAGGGAACCTTTCCAAACAAACGGCAGCCCATGAATTAAAGGATAAGGGTCATAGAGTGGAAACAGTCACTGTGTATGAAACGCATGTAAATGTTAAAATAAAAGATGGATTGCAAGAGGAACTCACATCTCATTCACTAGATGTTTTGACATTTACCAGTCCTTCGACAGTTCGGGCTTTTTGTTCTCTTGGAGAAGGTGCCATAACGGATGATACACTGTCTAAGCCATGTCTATGTATAGGTCCTACAACAGAGCAAGAAGCAAAAGCATATGGTTTTAACCGTGTAATCATTCCACACACGTTTTCTATCGAAGGAATGATAGAAGCATTGGAAGCTTATCAAAAACGTCACAATGAGGGTTAA
- the hemC gene encoding hydroxymethylbilane synthase, with product MRKIVVGTRKSQLALTQTNWVIEQMKSIAPSYEFEVKKIVTKGDKILDVTLSKVGGKGLFVKEIEQAMFDKEIDMAVHSMKDMPAETPEGLTIGCIPIREDHRDAYIANDNVLLKDLPNGAIVGTSSLRRGSQIKATRPDLEIKWIRGNIDTRLRKLKEEDYDAIILATAGLKRMGWSDDVITEYLEPNVCVPAVGQGALAIECREDDSELRDLLNELNHEYTYRTVIAERTFLDLLNGGCQVPIGGYAYLDGDEIVLTAMVGTSDGTTILTEQVRGTDSVEVGREAANLIIDRGGAKIIEEAKEELDQ from the coding sequence ATGCGCAAAATTGTCGTAGGTACAAGAAAAAGTCAACTAGCATTAACTCAAACCAATTGGGTTATCGAGCAAATGAAAAGCATTGCTCCTTCATATGAATTTGAAGTAAAAAAAATCGTAACAAAAGGTGATAAGATTCTTGATGTCACGCTCTCTAAAGTAGGCGGAAAAGGATTATTCGTAAAAGAAATAGAACAAGCCATGTTTGATAAAGAAATTGATATGGCTGTTCACAGCATGAAAGACATGCCTGCTGAAACACCTGAAGGTCTAACAATAGGGTGTATTCCTATTCGCGAAGACCATCGTGACGCATATATTGCAAATGATAATGTACTGCTTAAAGATCTGCCAAATGGTGCAATTGTCGGAACGTCCAGTCTACGCCGTGGCTCGCAAATTAAAGCAACACGCCCTGACCTTGAAATTAAATGGATTCGCGGGAATATTGACACACGTCTTCGCAAGTTAAAGGAAGAAGACTATGACGCGATTATCCTTGCGACAGCTGGTCTAAAACGTATGGGTTGGTCAGATGATGTCATCACCGAATATTTAGAACCTAATGTATGTGTGCCAGCCGTTGGACAAGGTGCGCTTGCGATCGAATGTCGTGAGGATGATAGTGAATTACGTGATCTTCTTAATGAACTGAATCATGAGTACACGTATCGTACTGTGATTGCTGAGCGTACATTCTTAGATCTATTAAATGGTGGTTGTCAGGTACCGATCGGTGGATATGCTTATCTTGATGGGGATGAAATTGTCCTTACAGCTATGGTAGGTACATCAGATGGAACTACGATCTTAACCGAGCAGGTACGTGGTACAGATTCTGTAGAAGTTGGCCGTGAAGCCGCGAATCTGATCATTGATCGTGGCGGTGCTAAGATCATTGAAGAAGCTAAAGAGGAGCTTGACCAATAA